A DNA window from Mucilaginibacter xinganensis contains the following coding sequences:
- a CDS encoding cysteine desulfurase family protein, which yields MKIYLDNAASTPLDKEVYNAMTPYLLDQYGIPSAHHGYGRDAKAAIETSRANVAKLLNALPEEIIFTSGGTEANTIAIISAVNCAFIDHIITSPFEHPSVLNTLNALKRKHDIRISYLKHDERGNLDLDHLQYLLRTNTRNLVSVMNANNEVGNLNDIETIGLLCKKYKALFHTDAAQTTGRYRHDVNNLNVNFLAASGHKFHGPKGIGFLYCRKGTRLSPALYGSKTENIPGIIGLSRALAIAHSEMEAQEKYIRGLKKRMIQQLAERLPSLTFNGNSEFSAKSIYTILNINLPPANTNRSLVQYLDDNQVAVTGGNSSSSIVLKALGIESHTDNIRFSFSKYNTVEEIDHVAAVIAAVYQTVAA from the coding sequence ATGAAGATATACCTCGATAACGCCGCAAGCACGCCACTTGATAAAGAAGTATATAATGCCATGACCCCTTATTTATTGGACCAGTACGGCATTCCATCTGCCCATCACGGTTATGGACGGGATGCAAAAGCTGCTATAGAAACCAGCAGGGCAAATGTTGCGAAGCTGCTAAATGCGCTGCCCGAAGAAATTATTTTTACTTCCGGGGGCACCGAAGCAAATACGATAGCCATTATTTCGGCAGTAAACTGCGCCTTTATTGATCATATCATTACTTCCCCGTTTGAACATCCTTCAGTCCTCAACACCTTGAACGCACTGAAGCGAAAACACGATATTCGCATCAGCTATCTGAAGCACGATGAGCGGGGAAATCTTGACCTGGATCACCTGCAGTATTTGCTGCGTACCAATACCCGCAACCTGGTATCGGTAATGAACGCTAATAACGAGGTGGGGAATTTGAATGATATAGAAACTATCGGGCTGCTTTGTAAAAAATACAAGGCGCTTTTCCATACAGATGCTGCACAAACAACAGGCCGTTATCGCCATGACGTTAACAACTTAAACGTTAATTTTCTGGCAGCATCAGGCCACAAATTTCATGGACCAAAAGGCATTGGTTTTTTGTATTGCCGTAAGGGGACAAGGCTTAGCCCAGCGCTGTACGGTTCAAAAACTGAAAACATTCCCGGTATTATTGGCTTAAGCAGGGCCCTGGCTATTGCTCACAGCGAAATGGAAGCGCAGGAGAAGTATATCCGTGGTTTAAAAAAAAGGATGATCCAACAGCTGGCAGAACGCCTGCCATCATTGACTTTCAACGGAAATTCGGAATTTTCAGCAAAAAGCATTTATACTATATTAAACATCAACCTGCCGCCTGCAAATACAAACCGGAGCCTGGTGCAATATCTTGATGACAACCAGGTAGCGGTAACGGGTGGAAACAGTTCATCATCCATTGTATTGAAAGCGCTGGGAATTGAAAGCCATACGGATAATATCCGTTTTTCCTTCAGCAAGTATAATACCGTAGAGGAGATAGACCATGTGGCGGCCGTAATAGCGGCAGTTTACCAAACCGTAGCTGCATAG
- a CDS encoding serine O-acetyltransferase: protein MEQDQISKFIEHLYQVHKAEWEATPSYRQAVDWLSDLYEFLFPNNRLNRQSIYEGQLKKNQIDLENILLSYLDPADINIDEVIYKFYASLEDIYQSLRLDATKTFEDDPAAGSIHEVIVSYPGFYAVAVYRIANKLSQLGVPILPRILSEHAHGKTGVDIHPNAQIGVPVFFDHGTGIVIGATSIIGKNVSIYQGVTLGASQVSKILSDVKRHPTVEDNVIIYARSTILGGRTVIGHDSIIGGSVFLTKSVAPYSSVFNTHQLRIEVKEDA from the coding sequence ATGGAACAGGACCAGATCAGTAAGTTTATTGAACACCTGTACCAGGTGCATAAAGCTGAATGGGAAGCTACCCCATCATACAGGCAGGCAGTGGATTGGCTGTCTGACCTGTATGAATTCCTCTTCCCGAACAACCGGCTAAACCGGCAATCGATCTATGAAGGACAGTTAAAGAAGAATCAGATCGACCTGGAAAATATCTTGCTGAGCTACCTTGATCCGGCTGACATCAATATCGATGAGGTGATCTATAAATTTTATGCATCGCTGGAAGATATTTATCAAAGCCTGAGGCTGGATGCAACAAAAACCTTTGAAGATGACCCGGCGGCGGGCAGTATCCACGAAGTGATCGTCTCTTATCCCGGCTTTTACGCGGTAGCCGTTTATAGGATAGCCAATAAACTTTCACAATTGGGTGTGCCGATCCTGCCGCGAATCCTTAGCGAGCATGCTCATGGTAAAACCGGTGTGGATATTCACCCAAACGCACAAATTGGTGTGCCGGTTTTCTTTGATCACGGCACCGGGATAGTTATTGGCGCCACCAGCATTATCGGTAAAAATGTATCTATTTATCAGGGCGTAACTTTAGGGGCTTCGCAGGTGAGCAAAATCCTTTCTGACGTTAAACGGCATCCTACGGTAGAAGACAACGTAATTATTTATGCGCGCAGCACCATTTTAGGAGGACGAACCGTTATTGGCCACGACAGCATAATTGGGGGAAGCGTATTTTTAACAAAGAGCGTTGCGCCATATTCAAGCGTTTTCAATACCCATCAATTGAGGATAGAAGTTAAAGAAGACGCATAA
- a CDS encoding redoxin domain-containing protein, which translates to MASYNTTIDFELAEIIAELELPVRKTQPLKPLKSGNNVYDLTLVKNNINKQRFVKGAVLNSSVLLKQFSGKPLVICFYSSAWQHHGLHYLKQWNVINREITRIGANLLVVSPDEGGQLLEQTIWDNSLYLNFYYDPENSIAQKFGIYSDEAPAWDKYPGIDVNVPLLAVYVVNSDNQIIFDYVDKDLKGPVSSPGLLEALRAEESPGHKRKSA; encoded by the coding sequence ATGGCATCTTACAACACAACAATCGATTTTGAACTCGCTGAAATAATAGCAGAGCTGGAACTCCCCGTAAGAAAAACACAACCACTTAAGCCTTTAAAATCAGGCAACAATGTATATGATTTAACGCTGGTTAAGAATAATATAAACAAACAGCGGTTTGTGAAAGGCGCTGTGTTAAACAGCTCTGTTTTACTAAAACAGTTTTCAGGGAAGCCATTGGTGATCTGTTTTTATAGTTCAGCCTGGCAGCACCACGGACTTCATTACTTAAAGCAGTGGAATGTTATTAACCGGGAAATTACGAGGATTGGAGCCAACCTGCTGGTAGTAAGCCCTGATGAGGGAGGGCAGCTATTGGAGCAAACTATATGGGATAATAGCCTGTACCTGAATTTTTATTACGATCCGGAAAACAGTATTGCACAAAAATTCGGCATTTACTCGGATGAAGCCCCGGCCTGGGACAAGTATCCCGGAATTGATGTAAATGTTCCCTTATTAGCCGTTTATGTAGTGAATTCTGATAATCAAATTATTTTTGATTATGTTGATAAAGACCTGAAAGGCCCTGTTTCGTCACCCGGGTTGTTGGAAGCATTGCGGGCAGAAGAATCTCCTGGTCACAAACGTAAGTCTGCATAA
- a CDS encoding PIG-L family deacetylase, translated as MRILIFLLFIFLLPGACLKAQNAAEGPRVLVVMAHPDDESTFSVTLYKIVKEQHGAVDLFVITNGEAGFKYCTLAEQYYGVALTDEKAGRTNLPRIRKKELLNAGKILGVSQYYFQDQADAHYGLDEKGPLDSTWNTALVQKHLTQLLKKKHYDFIFTLLPEPGTHGEHKAAAILALNTLATLPIADRPLILGATTQNKADSTLGFSQYANYQGTETITKTPSFEVDRTASFSYKNRVNYKVIANWEIAEHKSQGFTQMTMNDGDLEEFWYFKSNGLEGVAKCENLFRLLRQVPYLSKVY; from the coding sequence ATGCGGATTTTAATTTTTCTTCTTTTTATTTTCTTGCTGCCGGGTGCTTGCTTAAAAGCGCAAAACGCCGCCGAAGGCCCGCGCGTGCTGGTGGTAATGGCGCACCCGGATGATGAAAGCACTTTCTCCGTTACGCTGTATAAAATTGTGAAAGAACAACACGGCGCAGTTGACCTTTTTGTGATTACAAACGGCGAGGCTGGGTTTAAATATTGCACACTTGCCGAACAGTATTACGGCGTTGCACTGACGGATGAAAAAGCGGGCCGGACCAACCTCCCACGCATCCGGAAAAAAGAGTTATTAAATGCCGGTAAAATTCTTGGAGTTTCCCAATATTACTTCCAGGACCAGGCGGATGCCCATTACGGCCTGGATGAAAAAGGGCCTTTAGATTCCACCTGGAACACCGCGCTTGTTCAAAAACATTTGACACAGCTATTAAAGAAAAAACATTACGACTTTATTTTTACGCTGTTACCCGAGCCCGGCACCCATGGCGAACACAAAGCAGCAGCCATTTTAGCTTTAAATACCCTTGCCACGCTGCCAATTGCTGACAGGCCCCTGATTTTAGGGGCTACAACCCAAAATAAAGCCGATTCCACATTGGGGTTCAGCCAATATGCAAACTACCAGGGAACAGAAACGATAACTAAAACGCCTTCATTTGAGGTGGACCGCACCGCAAGTTTCAGCTATAAAAACCGGGTGAATTACAAAGTAATAGCCAACTGGGAAATTGCCGAGCATAAAAGCCAGGGCTTTACCCAAATGACCATGAACGACGGCGACCTGGAAGAATTCTGGTATTTTAAATCTAACGGGTTGGAAGGTGTTGCTAAATGCGAAAATTTATTCAGGCTGTTGAGGCAGGTGCCTTACTTATCGAAGGTTTATTGA
- a CDS encoding family 2A encapsulin nanocompartment shell protein produces the protein MADPKSNQTALGDAAARQLAIATRTVPQLSRITPRWLPQLLNWVPVESGVYRLNKVKDAENVEVDCSSRDERELPSTFVDYIENPREYNLSAVNTVLDVHTRVSDLYSKPYNQISEQLRLTIEIIKERQESELINNEEYGLLHSVVAGQKIKTRLGPPTPDDLDELITKVWKEPGFFLLHPLAIAAFGRECTRRGVPPPTVSLFGSQFITWRGIPLIPSDKLPIENNKSKIILLRTGESRQGVVGLFQPGLPGEQSPGLSVRFMGINNKAIASYLVSLYCSLAVLVDDAIAVLEDVDLGNYHEYKY, from the coding sequence ATGGCAGATCCAAAATCAAATCAAACAGCCTTAGGCGACGCAGCCGCAAGGCAACTGGCCATCGCTACGCGTACGGTCCCCCAATTATCAAGAATCACCCCCCGCTGGCTTCCGCAGCTATTAAATTGGGTGCCTGTAGAATCCGGCGTTTACCGGTTAAACAAAGTTAAAGATGCAGAAAACGTGGAAGTAGATTGCTCTTCGCGGGATGAAAGGGAACTTCCTTCAACCTTTGTTGACTACATCGAGAACCCACGCGAGTATAATCTGAGCGCTGTTAACACGGTGCTGGACGTACATACCCGCGTATCTGATCTTTACAGCAAACCTTATAACCAGATCAGCGAACAGCTCCGCCTTACTATAGAGATTATTAAAGAACGGCAGGAAAGCGAACTCATCAACAATGAGGAATATGGTTTATTGCATAGCGTTGTAGCAGGTCAAAAGATAAAAACAAGACTCGGCCCGCCCACCCCCGATGATTTGGACGAACTGATTACGAAAGTTTGGAAAGAGCCCGGGTTTTTCCTTTTGCATCCGCTAGCCATTGCCGCTTTTGGCCGCGAGTGCACCCGCAGGGGCGTACCGCCGCCAACCGTATCGCTGTTCGGTTCACAATTTATTACCTGGAGGGGTATCCCGCTTATCCCTTCAGATAAACTACCGATCGAAAATAATAAGTCTAAGATTATTTTGCTGCGAACGGGCGAAAGCCGGCAGGGTGTTGTGGGCTTGTTTCAGCCGGGCCTGCCAGGTGAGCAATCGCCGGGCTTATCGGTGCGCTTTATGGGAATCAATAACAAGGCTATCGCCTCGTACCTGGTTTCGCTTTACTGCTCACTGGCAGTATTGGTTGATGATGCGATTGCTGTTTTGGAAGATGTGGATTTAGGTAATTACCATGAGTACAAATACTAA
- a CDS encoding TlpA family protein disulfide reductase, giving the protein MKTIKYGALALLQLLLINTSKAQPSQKDDDRGYIVKVGDRAPDDFELVLNNGTKTSLKKLRGKIVILQFTASWCSVCREEMPHLESDVWKAYQNKNVVLIGVDRDEPLAKVQKFHEDMQISYPLALDPGADIFGRFANKKSGVTRNVIIDPAGKIVYLTRLYDKQEFGQMLKVIKSLADSPAAGTN; this is encoded by the coding sequence ATGAAAACAATCAAATATGGCGCGCTGGCCCTGTTGCAGCTTTTATTAATAAACACTTCAAAGGCCCAGCCATCACAAAAAGATGATGACAGGGGTTATATTGTTAAGGTAGGCGACCGGGCCCCGGATGATTTTGAACTGGTTTTAAATAACGGTACTAAAACCTCGTTGAAAAAACTCCGCGGCAAAATCGTTATCCTGCAGTTTACGGCAAGCTGGTGCAGCGTTTGCCGCGAAGAAATGCCGCACCTGGAAAGCGACGTGTGGAAAGCCTACCAAAACAAAAACGTTGTTTTAATAGGCGTTGACCGGGATGAACCTTTAGCCAAAGTTCAGAAATTTCATGAGGATATGCAGATCTCGTATCCTTTAGCGCTGGATCCCGGTGCGGATATTTTTGGGCGGTTTGCCAATAAAAAAAGCGGGGTTACCCGTAACGTTATAATTGACCCTGCCGGTAAAATAGTTTACCTCACCAGGTTATATGATAAACAGGAATTTGGCCAGATGCTGAAAGTAATAAAATCGCTGGCCGACAGCCCGGCTGCCGGCACTAACTGA
- a CDS encoding CGNR zinc finger domain-containing protein — MYKSLKDRYKPERSWPANSADPFPMEGDIPVLQFINTYRDRGGIRRKDYLGNYEEFLNWCNEFKIVDLEDYNCLNFEGYCNPHDANLVWHRAIRLREIIYEFINSTLRDKQIHEHAVAYFNEEVNEANAHLRFELIGNSLQVMWFNTHEELAVPLWIIVKQAAVLLQSAQFRDIKKCYCGKFYLDTTKNKSRRWCNPLVCGNAVRSREYKERKGKLATSAAVPQ; from the coding sequence ATGTACAAATCACTAAAAGACCGGTATAAACCGGAGCGATCATGGCCCGCCAATTCGGCCGATCCATTTCCAATGGAGGGCGACATTCCCGTGTTGCAATTTATCAATACCTACCGCGACCGCGGCGGCATCCGCCGTAAAGATTACCTTGGAAATTATGAGGAATTTTTGAACTGGTGCAATGAATTTAAAATAGTGGACCTGGAGGATTATAACTGCCTGAACTTTGAGGGCTATTGCAACCCGCACGATGCCAATCTGGTTTGGCACCGGGCCATCAGGCTGCGGGAAATAATTTATGAGTTCATCAACAGTACCCTGCGCGACAAGCAGATCCATGAACATGCAGTAGCTTATTTTAATGAAGAAGTTAACGAAGCCAACGCCCATCTCCGTTTTGAGCTGATTGGCAATAGCCTACAGGTGATGTGGTTTAATACGCACGAAGAACTGGCGGTGCCGCTTTGGATAATTGTTAAACAGGCCGCTGTTTTGTTGCAGTCGGCCCAATTCAGGGACATTAAGAAGTGTTATTGCGGTAAATTTTACCTGGATACCACCAAAAACAAAAGCCGGCGCTGGTGCAATCCGCTGGTATGCGGAAACGCGGTGCGGTCAAGGGAATATAAGGAGCGAAAAGGGAAATTAGCAACATCGGCCGCTGTCCCTCAATAA
- a CDS encoding family 2A encapsulin nanocompartment cargo protein cysteine desulfurase, with the protein MSTNTKAEGLLDIRELEKLANQFFKSSGGDQPVNAGGNPAQLNDYQPSIEQLDSIPGANGLPLNLYGSAPQSSPVSGVGASSSGITQGNVIDLKDPQTSFDDPALNTARPSATENVTGFSLSGKELSSDNFKQLPYQQEQSFEKDLQVALNQIITYPHVPQIPFKPDGQAPEPSYYFLKKVPAVFSAERPKGASGIITAPFDVNIIRRDFPILGETVNRKPLVWLDNAATTQKPRQVIDRISYFYEHENSNIHRAAHELAARATDAYEGARKKVQQFLNASSTNEIIFVRGATEAINLVAKSWGEQNLQPGDEIIVSHLEHHANIVPWQQLAGKKNLKIKVIPVDDDGQIIIDEYIKLLGPKTKLVAFTQVSNALGTVTPAAQIVKLGHLAGAKVLVDGAQSVSHMPVDVQALDADWFVFSGHKVFAPTGIGVLYGKEDLLNETQPWQGGGNMIVDVTFEQTKYHNAPGRFEAGTGNIADAVGLGAAIDYVTRIGMPAISQYEHYLLVYATELLKEVKGLQLIGTAPDKASVLSFVLDGYKTEEVGAELNKQGIAVRSGHHCAQPILRRFGLESTVRPSLAFYNTCAEVDLLVDTLHRLKK; encoded by the coding sequence ATGAGTACAAATACTAAGGCCGAGGGCCTTTTAGATATCCGGGAGCTTGAAAAACTGGCCAACCAATTTTTCAAATCATCCGGCGGGGATCAGCCGGTAAACGCTGGAGGGAATCCGGCGCAGCTGAATGATTATCAACCTTCTATTGAGCAACTGGATAGTATCCCTGGTGCTAATGGATTGCCATTAAATTTGTACGGCAGTGCGCCCCAATCGAGCCCGGTTTCAGGTGTTGGGGCCTCCTCTTCCGGGATTACGCAGGGCAACGTGATAGACCTTAAAGATCCGCAAACCAGTTTTGATGATCCGGCATTGAATACTGCCCGGCCATCAGCTACGGAAAATGTAACTGGCTTTAGCCTTTCTGGTAAAGAATTATCAAGTGATAACTTTAAACAACTTCCATATCAGCAGGAGCAGTCTTTTGAAAAAGATCTGCAGGTCGCACTAAACCAAATCATCACTTATCCGCATGTGCCGCAAATTCCATTTAAGCCGGATGGACAAGCGCCTGAACCTTCCTATTACTTTCTGAAGAAAGTTCCGGCCGTATTTTCAGCTGAACGACCGAAGGGTGCAAGCGGAATTATTACTGCACCATTTGATGTAAACATCATCAGGCGCGACTTTCCAATCCTGGGCGAAACGGTGAACAGGAAGCCTTTAGTTTGGCTGGATAATGCAGCTACCACACAAAAGCCCAGACAGGTCATTGACAGGATCAGTTATTTTTATGAGCATGAAAACTCGAACATCCATCGCGCAGCTCATGAGCTGGCGGCAAGGGCGACCGACGCTTATGAAGGGGCACGTAAAAAGGTACAGCAATTTCTGAATGCCTCCTCAACAAACGAGATCATTTTTGTACGGGGAGCTACAGAAGCCATCAATCTTGTAGCTAAAAGCTGGGGCGAGCAAAATCTGCAGCCAGGCGATGAGATTATCGTTAGCCACCTGGAGCATCATGCAAATATTGTCCCATGGCAACAGCTAGCCGGCAAGAAAAACCTGAAGATAAAAGTAATACCGGTTGACGATGACGGGCAGATTATAATAGATGAGTATATTAAACTGCTCGGCCCGAAAACAAAATTGGTGGCATTTACCCAGGTATCAAATGCGTTGGGTACGGTTACCCCTGCCGCCCAAATTGTAAAACTTGGTCATTTAGCCGGTGCAAAAGTTTTGGTAGATGGCGCGCAATCCGTTTCGCACATGCCAGTTGATGTGCAGGCGCTGGATGCGGATTGGTTTGTTTTTTCGGGGCATAAAGTTTTTGCCCCAACAGGCATCGGTGTTTTATATGGCAAGGAAGACCTTTTGAACGAAACACAGCCCTGGCAGGGTGGCGGCAACATGATTGTTGACGTAACCTTCGAACAAACAAAATACCACAACGCCCCCGGCAGGTTTGAAGCCGGGACCGGGAATATTGCCGACGCAGTTGGTTTAGGCGCTGCCATTGATTATGTAACCCGCATAGGCATGCCCGCTATCTCGCAGTATGAACACTACCTGCTGGTATATGCTACGGAACTTTTAAAAGAAGTTAAAGGATTGCAGCTAATCGGGACCGCGCCGGATAAAGCCAGTGTATTGTCTTTTGTTCTTGATGGTTATAAAACCGAAGAAGTTGGAGCTGAATTGAACAAACAGGGCATCGCCGTACGCTCGGGGCACCATTGCGCGCAGCCAATCTTACGACGCTTTGGGCTGGAAAGTACAGTGAGGCCGTCGCTCGCATTTTATAATACCTGTGCCGAGGTAGATTTATTGGTTGACACACTTCATCGCCTTAAAAAATAA